One genomic region from Sandaracinaceae bacterium encodes:
- the istB gene encoding IS21-like element helper ATPase IstB, with amino-acid sequence MSTPKEQVDLGAILDKLRWLRLPGMTRSLEELVERATKENLAPLEIVDALCDAEKNSRIKSAVERRIKSARFPEINTVDAFDFGFDPHRKKVKARYLALTDLTFIDRGVCPVFIGRPGTGKTFLARALAYRACQATRNVLFTSAARMLNDLSGAEMHGQLTRSLRKYTRPALLVIDDFAVLEMDTSQAKLAFQVISERYEMRRSTSITTNRAFKEWTKVFPDPLNAQVIAERITELSDVFVLDGKTWRDPRNHR; translated from the coding sequence ATGAGCACACCGAAAGAACAGGTCGATCTCGGGGCCATCCTCGACAAGCTCCGCTGGCTCCGACTGCCGGGCATGACGCGCAGCCTCGAGGAGCTGGTCGAGCGCGCCACCAAGGAGAACCTCGCGCCGCTCGAGATCGTCGACGCGCTCTGCGACGCCGAGAAGAACAGCCGCATCAAGAGCGCGGTCGAGCGGCGCATCAAGAGCGCCCGCTTTCCCGAGATCAACACTGTCGATGCCTTCGACTTCGGCTTCGACCCACACCGAAAGAAGGTCAAGGCACGCTACCTCGCACTGACCGATCTGACCTTCATCGACCGCGGGGTCTGCCCCGTCTTCATCGGTCGGCCGGGCACCGGCAAGACCTTCCTCGCGCGCGCCCTCGCGTACCGTGCCTGCCAGGCGACGCGCAACGTCCTCTTCACGAGCGCGGCCCGGATGCTCAACGACCTCTCCGGCGCCGAGATGCACGGCCAGCTCACCCGCTCGCTACGCAAGTACACCCGTCCGGCGCTCCTCGTCATCGACGACTTCGCCGTGCTCGAGATGGACACCTCGCAGGCCAAGCTCGCCTTCCAGGTCATCTCCGAGCGCTACGAGATGCGTCGCTCAACATCCATCACCACCAACCGAGCCTTCAAGGAGTGGACGAAGGTCTTCCCCGACCCGCTGAACGCTCAGGTGATCGCCGAGCGCATCACCGAGCTCAGCGACGTCTTCGTCCTCGACGGCAAGACCTGGCGCGACCCACGAAACCACCGCTGA